The Raphanus sativus cultivar WK10039 chromosome 6, ASM80110v3, whole genome shotgun sequence sequence attttttcttctcctcaaagttaaaataatataaagtatTATTTTGTCAAGCTCATTTTCCTCACCGACTATTTCTTATTTCAGTGTTCTCTCGATTCCACACTGTTCAAAAGGCCACCTCCATTTGCACACACGCTATTTATCTTGTCTTGTTCTGCTTGTGTTTATCGAAATTTAGAAGTTGCGTTTTTTTTATCAGTCTGCTATTTGACTccttatataataaaaccccAAATGTATCACATTTACCAAGCTTTGAACAACCATAATGAATTACACATAAACAACCATATATGTATACAAAATCGCTAGTTTGTTATATAATGATATTCTGATTATAACTTCGTAGTTTGAGGTATAACGCACGctttaatttttgtataatttatgtAACCGGTGTGCAAAATAGATTACCTTGACTCCCGCTTTAACCAGAAAAGTGTAAAGAATAATAAAACCAACGTAGCTAGCTAAGCTTTTTATTTCACTTACAGACAGACACAAAGAGGAAACCTCATGTCTCATTTCTTCTCTCTagtcatttatatttataaaaattataaaccatgCATGCTTTTGATTTTCCAAGTCTCAGCTGTCACCTTTCATTTCATCAGTCAAATCAATCAACTAAcataatctaaaaatatctcGTGGCAATTATATCAGCTGTTTTCTATTCTCTGAATTGAAAATCTTAAAATCAGACGTTTTAGATCATCTTTTGGAAtcaagaagatatatatattcgtCTTCTTTTTATCAATACATTTATGTAATGAATATACATCTACTCTGCATTTAGGTGATTTATCTTGTGAAGTACCCCATTGTTTTAAGGGTTACACAAAAGAATGTCCCTCGTAATCATGAAATGGGCTGTGTTACATCACTCTCGTAATCCTCTCTAGATTTTCCCTTCTTTTTCATTAATCACATACGTCACTTCAAGCATTTTCTGCTCCATTAACATACACTTTTCTTCGCTTTTTATTCCTTTCTTCTGCATACAACAATAAAGCATGCACCATTATTTCAGCTACATGCACTCCCCCgtaagaaattaaatatataaaatactgtcTAGTGAAAATCAATGTTGAGTCCCTCTCAACTCTCGACTAAAAACTAAGTAACATGAAAAGTTTTATTCTTTTTAGGTATAGCTTTTTGTGTCTACGTATCGAGGGTTTTGAGTGTTTTACAAGAAGTTTGTGAACAAAAGAACGATCGAATACTGAGATAAGCAAAGATCAGATTGTAGTAGTGAATTTGGATTACAAAATACTAAGATGAGTGAAGGCCACTATGGAATATTAGTGACAATCTTATAAATgtgattgatttgttttttattttatgaaaaaatgtCCCAAAATCAGAGGGAACAAGTGGAGATGGGAAAGCAACAACGGAAGAGAGGACAATGAGGTGAAGATAAGCATGACCCTCCATTTCcctcctctttttttttctgaaactgaCTCCATTTCCCTCTTTCTCCACGTTATCTTCTTTGGTTATCAATAACGTTTTTTTCTGCTTATAGTTTTGCAACAATTATTgttttataaccaaaacacaaacacacaacTATTATTGTTTCAGATTCAATGCATCACATCCTAGCAAATTCGATGTTTGGGAAAGAAAAGGTTGCACATTTGAATCTAATGATgcaatattttaagttttatttcacaaaaaacataaaataaaacagtTAAGTGCAATATTCGACTTTATTTCGTTCAAATCTTCAGTTacatatatacaaacaaaacaaaaacacaagaAAGGAACTGGTGGAAGAAGATACGGGTTGACAAACTTGACATCTGTCATCCGAATTCTCAAGCAAACTCTTCGGACCACTCGTGTAATGTTGGGAGTCTTACTCTTCATGTCCATAATATTCGCTGATCCAAAAGATGTTACGACAATGTACATGAGTACTTTCTCAAATAAATACAAAGAACAATACAAAATAGCCTGATTGTAATGCAGAACGTCTTTCTTTGTTTGTCTTCATTCGCTAGACAGGGCCGGCTCAAAGAATCCATGGGCCCTTgggcaaaatattttttgatattatttttacatatatctATAGGTAACTTAAAATTTTTGGATCCagatacataattttttaaaaaatctggATCCTATTTTAAcactattttagaaaaaaaacgtTTGGACTCTGGGGCCTACGCCCCTTTGCCCCATGCTCTAAACCGGCCCTGTCGCTAGAAATATATAGTTCCATCATCTTTCTAAACTTTGTTTGACAATACTTCAGTATTTAAAGATGATTTTGTGAAACCAACAATGACTGAACACCAACATTGATAAGATAGTTTTTACCAGTCTGGATCTCTGGTGTTGCAGCAGCTGTGGCATCAACAATAACAGTCACACATTGATAAAATCCAGCTCTCAGAATCAACCCTGTGCATCACTCGTCTAAGATTCTTGCTTTTTCAGCACAGAAGAGTTGCTTAAAGAAAagttagaaaacacattccatGCCTCTATTCCGGTTTGCTCAACATTTTACCGGTTTAAGGTTGTTCCAGATCGGTAATGAAAGAACTGGACAAACGATgcctatttaaaatttaaaccaagATGAAGAATCATAACCGAtcacagtaaaaaaaaaaaaaaacactcttgTATTAACAAACTTTGCTTCAAGTTGGTTAACttgtattagaaaaaaaaagctaaggAGTAAAAAAAGGAGTCGCTCttcttttgcaggaatcaccAGTCTCTATGATCCGGGCTTGGATATCTGAAGGTAAACCATTTGAGTATAGCCATTGAACACAGACTTATCAAGCCGACCTAAACCGAGTCGTTGGAACAAACGGCGCTTCCCATCTGCTACGATCGGTGGAGTCGAACGAGCGGGGTCGTACCGTGACTGATGTGTCAACGAAGGTCCTGCAACCGGAGGTAGCTCCCAGTAGACATCAAGAACCGATTCAACGTAACGGCTGTTCTGGAAATGCTGATTGTGTGAgatttgtgtgtttgtgtgGTTGAAGTCATCTCTCATTTCACCTCTTACTCCCCACCATGTTTCACCTGGTCCGCACAGTTCCTCTGTATCAACTGCTTTTTCCCAGAACTTCTTCCTCTTTGATCTAATCCTGGCTTCATCGCTGTCTTTGAAACAGCTGTGGCCGCCTCCTGGTGGGAAAACAAAACACATCATATGAGAAAATCATCCAAACTTATCTATTGAGATCTTTACAGAACAAACCTTTAATATATGACTGGTCACATATATGTCGCAGAGAATAGTGATCCCCTGTTCCTGTATCGTAGTTATCCTCGAAAATGAGATGTTGGAAACCCGCCTTCAGTGCCTGCTTTAGCCTGCTCTCGGTAgtataatcaaaaaaataaaacaaagaactCTTCACTAATGCAATAAGGGCAAGAGAAGAAGATATACCTTTTGAGTTCATTCTGATGATCATCGAAGAAGACAACAACGCGGCTTAGATCCGTCACTCCATGTTTCCTCAACACGTTCTTCCACTCAACACTCCCAAAATCAACAAAATCTTTGCCCGCAAAGTACGTGCAGTTTCCATCAACATAAGCAGGTCCCTTCTTCAGGTACTTCTCGGGGTGTCTAGGCGTGAGCGAGATAATCGGCGTATCCGGCATAGCCTGGCGCATAACCCAAGTGGAATGTCCCTTGAAAGCACCACTCTCGATCATCAGCTCAGGCTTTAGCCAACGCGCCATGAACCATAGCCCGAAGCTGTGATCAAAACCCATCCCATGCATATTGTTCTTTATTGGCCGTGTTTCGTATATCGGTACAAACTCTTCTAGAGCCTTGAGTAGATCCTTGGAGGTCCACTCGACTTCTTTTCCATGTTTCGATCTGCCTTTTGCCAAGGGAAGAGAATTAAATACGTACACACCATATACAAATCAATCTCTTTGTTAAGAACAATATATTCCATAACACCACCATCAAAGTCCTCTTCAACTAAAATCAACATGGAGACTGAAAAGACCGAAGAACGTCGATTCCTCAGAAGATAAATCTCATAACTAATTTGTACAAGAGCATTTTTAATGGGTTTTTCTCTACTATTTCATGCTGTGGAACACGGCGAACTAAACTTTCAAGAATGCTAGAAAAGAAAACTTGACTGACGAATGAATAATTTACAACCTTAAACCAGTACTTATATCCCTTAAAAAACAGGCTAAGTCTGTCTAGCAAATAACAAAAGTAGGTTTTTACTGATGCACTAAGATCTAAGCAGCCCTGGGACGGGAACGGGTACAGGAAACGGCAAACTTCAATTTTTTAGATACCGGTACGGCATAGAAAAAACAAccaaattataagaaaatataaaaatatccatAAGTGTAGGTTCTTTATTTTCACTTAATAAGTTGGTAGATCCATTACCAGACTACTACCACCATTTTCAGTTTGAGAATTCATCTTCTTTATCTATAGAAAAATCACAGAAAACATAAGATACATCAAGTGAAAGCagaaacatataaattgataGTCCCATTTTCGTATtaaaacacagaaaaaaaatcagaaacattGTATTTTAAGTCACAACAAAGCCaaagacattaaaaaaaaagagacttcACAACAGTCATCAAGGACAGAAGAGCATCAGACGCCACACCATCTGGCCCATATGATGCTCGTGTCATTGTGAAGTCTTTGTTTGAATAAGTGTTTCTTAGCTTTATGCTACTATAGGGAATAACATTTTAACACAATCCATGGCTCTGCAATTGATTAGGCACATACACCACTATCCAAGATTAACCATTGGCAAGCAACTTACAGCACCAAAACCAATTCAACTTACTTGTGAAAATCTAATACTCAAACAAACCTACATCAAATCTCACCAAATCATTCTTAAGTAAATCCACACTGAATCATCACTAGAGATAAACCAATGCACAGTGCCCAGGGCCGGGGCCTTAGACGAGACGAGTCAAGAGGGAATTCAATAATTTGGAGccgaaattctttttttttttcacaaatttggGGACTCAAGGTGAATGTTTCATCAGGCTTGGCTCAGGGCCGGCGCTGACAATGCATATAAAACAATgcacaagagagagagagatcacgAGAGCTTACACCAAGGAACACCTAGGGCTCCAAAATCCGATTCGAGCCCGTCGAGACCGAAGAACCCGATCCGAGCGACGGGATCGAAGCGGGAGATGCAGACGAAGCTGGTGGAGCGGAAGGCGAAGGAGATGAGGAAGAGGAGGGCGAGGAAGAGGAGAGCGATGACGAGGCAAGGCCACCACTGGTGCCCGATCCGGGAGACGAAATTGGAGGCGAGGAGGTAGATGTGGGGACGCTTGGTCTTTGATTCGTCGGCGGCGCCGGATTCGCCGGAGTAAGAGAGATCGGCGTCGGAGTGAGGACGGCGGAAGGAGAGAGCGCGATCGAGCATCGTCGTCGTCGGAGTTTTGGGGGAGTGAGAGGAGTGCCACGGTGATTGCCCCCCTCCGTTGTTGTTGCTATTGCTCATCGCTACTACTCTTtccatttaattaatttcaatagtctctttctttctttttattttttcttttaatactGGTACAGTGATTAAAGGTTCTCATTTGAAATTATGAGATATTCATGAAAGCTCCTTCTATCATTAGTCAATTTATGATTGGCtcatttaattataaaattaagatttagttagataattaaataaatttaaatattaataggttgagatttttttttgaaatattaaaacaaattttcaagaaaatttaAGTAATAATCAGgacatatatcaaaatatttagaatttacTACTGTTCCCATTGGACCTGTTTTGTGTGTCTCAATCGAAACTGGTTCCTTTTATTGGACCGGTTCACCATTAAAGAACTTGTACATTACGTAGAACGATAGAAGTTTACATTTATCTAGTAGCCATGTTATGTAAGTTAAGTATGATTTCCgtgttttgttcaaaaaaaaaaaggtatgaTTTCCGTGTAGTGCAATACAATTACCAAGCTAATGGTCAAATCTACTTCTTCATAAGGAAACATAACCTACTAGTCAATTGAAATCCCTAAGTATAGCTATCACATCAACTagattttttctttcattttaattCTCCCTCTCACGGTTTACTAACTAACTTGCCTACTTGGTTcaattaatttttcttatatttggTAGATTGGGCTTCACTACAAAATAATGGGCTTTGGCTTTATAACGTGAAAAAGTCTCAAACGGCGGCAAAATCGTGTTATGAGTAAAatgtctctctttctctcttcatTGATTCTCCAAGAGTTTTTGGGTTTCATCCCGTGAGCATCATTTGATTGTACGATACAAAGTGTCATGAGTACAGAGTACGTGTCCAGTCTCACACTTTGTATCACTTCCATTAGTCATATATCATGACTTATCACAATATGGCTCGCAAGAAAAATGCACGTGTATAATCAATGATTAACCTAAAGCCACAATTAGTGCCTGACATTTGATTAAGTTGCACTGAATAGGCTTAATTCTTACAAAgcagcttgtttttttttatttctcagATTACTACTTTACGAGTTTTATGTGGGTTTAGGTGAGGAAACGCTTTGGTGGGGTCGTTGACCAAGTctcatttatatgttttaaaaacagTACCTTTAACCTGGTTCTAAAAATTCTTAAACGCAGACAAAATCACAGCTCAAGCTATGGgtaaagtctctctctctctctttcacttTCTTGATTCTTCTCTCGTGTTTCTGGATTATGCTTGTGTAGTTGTGTTGTGTGTGATCGGGTGAGACTCATGTGAAAACAGATTGGTTCAAGAACTCGTCAAAGCAGAGCTCATCACTACAGATTGGCGGGGGATCTTCCACTGCTCATCCCAGTCCACATGTCTCCAAAGGCAAGCAGGTTTGCTGATCTAGTTCCGAGATTCTTCATCACGATCAGTGTTGAGAAGTTTTCTggaaatgtttattttttacctTACTGTGATCACTGAAACCTTCAAATGTTTGGTAGATTGTACAAGGTCACGGAGAAGTGTTTACGCACTTTATATCACTTCCATTAGCCATATACCCTGAGCTGAAACAAAAGGTTGAGACTTTTCGGAATTCTATATTGGGTAACGATCGTGATAAGAAGCCTTTGAAGTTTCAGAGTACTTTAGATGGTaagatcaaacaaaacaaaaataaataaactagtagtataagttttattataaaacttgTTTTCATGACATGCCATCTTAAGCAGAAATGGGAATCGAAAAATCGATGTTTATTTCGCCAAACAGTTTACACTTGACTGTGGTTATGCTAAAGTTAGAGAACAAGGAAGCTGTGGATGCAGCTCAGGATATACTTAAGGTTACAATTAGTTTCCTATTAGTTAAGAGATATTGTATGCATCTTCTTATGATTGGTTTGATGATTGAGATCTTGTATTTCGTAAAATTTAGAGTGTTTCTACAAGTGTGAGGCATGCTTTGGATAACCGACCTGTCTTCATACGACTTAAAGGATTGGTACGATGTTACATCCTTGGCTTTAACGTTTACTACAAAATTTGTAGTGACTTGAAACATAAACTTTGACGTATGCTTTGAATATTTTCTCGTGTTAAGGATTGTATGAATGGATCTTTAGACAAAACGCGCGTGCTCTATGCACCTGTTGAAGAAGTTGGGGGTGAAGGCCGGCTGCTAAGGGCTTGTAGCATCCTATTATCTCTAAGAGCCTATTTTTCCTCATGTCCCTTTGGTTTAAGATAGACACATGAATTTATATCTTATTATCATCTTGCAAGATCTGTTGAATTCTTTAACTCCATAAATAAGATATAATCATTGGTGCATTTGTGAATGCTGGATTTGCTGGGAAAGATGCAAAGACACGCTTGAAGGTAAATGCTTTTATATATCTCGTTTACTAGGAGAAATACGATGATTGAAGTAATGTGGTTTCAGTTTTTCCTTCATGCTTATTCCTTTCTTTTGCAGCTACATGTCACCATGATGAATGCAACCTACAGAAGGGATAAAAGCAAAGGGATGACTTTTGATGCTCGAGAGATACACAAGGAGTTTGGGAGAAAGGATTGGGGTGAGTATCTAATTAGAGAAGCTCAGATCTCAAAACGATTTTGGTATGATTCGAAAGGCTACTTCCATTCTTGTGGTTCACTACTTTTTCCACATAAGTGACACTGAAAAGGATCAATATCCACTCCATAGATGCTTGGTCAAGACTCAAGACTATGATCAGTGGTAATATCAGTTATGTAATACATGTGTGTGTATGTAACCAGTAGTAGCAATTGGTAATTCTGGCTTCTGACATTACTGAGTTGTGATTTACACATCATATATAATATGCTTTGCTATGTTCAATAAACAAATTAACTCTAGCTAACATCTTACTTATTGGAATTTTCTATTCCATTTGTTTCTTTACTGATCATCAAATCTTGTTATAAAAGGCTGAAAGCGAAGGAGAGGTGTATAATTTCACTCTCTCATACAAAGACTTGGAGGAAAACAAGAAGGGAGTCGTAGTAAAGCATTAAGGGATCAAAGAAATGCATGTGTTGCTAGAGGAATCAGAGAAGCTGGAGAAGAGACAAGAGAGAGATCAGGGGGTCAAGAAGAGACACGGCATGAGAGAGAACGTAACTAGTTTCGGTAAAGAGGTTAAAAGTTGCAGAGGATTAACTGTGGGTTTAGTTAGTTTGGGGTGTGTAAAGAAATTATCCATTAAGAATAGAGCAGCGTGGGTTTAGGTGAGACAGAAAGGCTTTGGTGGGATCGTTGACCAAGTCTTAAACGTCGGCAAAATCTCTTTTATTGAGTTTCCTAGAGTTTTTGGGTTCTGATTTGGGTTATGCTTTGTGTTGTGTGTGTGATCCACTGAGCATCATTTAAAATTAGAGTCGCTCAAACACTTTTAAAGCGAATTTTATCGCTTCTGAATCGGTAGGGCCAGCCTAATAATATTAAGagttcaagtttttttttaaaaaaaatatagaaaac is a genomic window containing:
- the LOC108806658 gene encoding uncharacterized protein LOC108806658; the encoded protein is MERVVAMSNSNNNGGGQSPWHSSHSPKTPTTTMLDRALSFRRPHSDADLSYSGESGAADESKTKRPHIYLLASNFVSRIGHQWWPCLVIALLFLALLFLISFAFRSTSFVCISRFDPVARIGFFGLDGLESDFGALGVPWCRSKHGKEVEWTSKDLLKALEEFVPIYETRPIKNNMHGMGFDHSFGLWFMARWLKPELMIESGAFKGHSTWVMRQAMPDTPIISLTPRHPEKYLKKGPAYVDGNCTYFAGKDFVDFGSVEWKNVLRKHGVTDLSRVVVFFDDHQNELKRLKQALKAGFQHLIFEDNYDTGTGDHYSLRHICDQSYIKGGGHSCFKDSDEARIRSKRKKFWEKAVDTEELCGPGETWWGVRGEMRDDFNHTNTQISHNQHFQNSRYVESVLDVYWELPPVAGPSLTHQSRYDPARSTPPIVADGKRRLFQRLGLGRLDKSVFNGYTQMVYLQISKPGS
- the LOC108811536 gene encoding uncharacterized protein LOC108811536 isoform X1, with translation MDWFKNSSKQSSSLQIGGGSSTAHPSPHVSKGKQIVQGHGEVFTHFISLPLAIYPELKQKVETFRNSILGNDRDKKPLKFQSTLDEMGIEKSMFISPNSLHLTVVMLKLENKEAVDAAQDILKSVSTSVRHALDNRPVFIRLKGLDCMNGSLDKTRVLYAPVEEVGGEGRLLRACNIIIGAFVNAGFAGKDAKTRLKLHVTMMNATYRRDKSKGMTFDAREIHKEFGRKDWGEYLIREAQISKRFWYDSKGYFHSCGSLLFPHK
- the LOC108811536 gene encoding uncharacterized protein LOC108811536 isoform X2; protein product: MSPKIVQGHGEVFTHFISLPLAIYPELKQKVETFRNSILGNDRDKKPLKFQSTLDEMGIEKSMFISPNSLHLTVVMLKLENKEAVDAAQDILKSVSTSVRHALDNRPVFIRLKGLDCMNGSLDKTRVLYAPVEEVGGEGRLLRACNIIIGAFVNAGFAGKDAKTRLKLHVTMMNATYRRDKSKGMTFDAREIHKEFGRKDWGEYLIREAQISKRFWYDSKGYFHSCGSLLFPHK